Proteins from one Candidatus Neomarinimicrobiota bacterium genomic window:
- a CDS encoding family 43 glycosylhydrolase gives MRKTEIILAVIMMAVFLPNAFPRSPSFDTFVNPVIPGDHPDPTLTKVWNHFYTSGSSFNPTPKIYHSTDLVHWEVISQPVSASWSEYGDEPGGGIWGGHLIRYNDQYWHFFGRGGGSMYFVTAEQPEGPWSSPTRVQVPQELSGLGVDNSIFIDDDYNTWYLLVKHGRENNHIVELNDEGQPTGKVLDLTWLNPDSEGNPYGWAEGPVMWKYNGYYYYSFAQHLAGAQYAMRSDTLSQDESDWKILQRGSDIFSGTPDEFNRPNHISPAVMLDDGTSWVISHAYYQGIGSDWMAHGRQGLLSQLQYDVNGDPNIDFPSSKAVSTPDLPSSGIPWMVPKSDMFRTTTLNPEWSFLGYTPDNSWSLTDRPGWLTLTPYRGETTVVKNDGEHNYSLITRVDFEPNTSSENAGLRIINGPENLKAKVYTSLDSTGPVLGFSFNSTVYEVENTIGSVVWLRLIRHGHTISGYYSAGGDQWTQIGEPINAVELDREQTQFNDFTGNQQGLYVRGREEAVFDLYIYRDAYSPVEAEYPANKTGVARDGNVLRYIHSGDWAMYAGVEFGSSVYPEFGTDYHRAPDSLYISATVATGGGVVEVWLDSIDTGRKIAECGIPEPEGPQVSDTFRTEVDTVSGRHDLYLKFRGSAAEEELFWLNNFEFTSGVIPVSVEEPTANDGIPGQFSMDQNYPNPFNPTTEIAYSIPKKSRVTLTVYNLRGEVVRELVDGVKDPGEYLVTLNAGEFASGIYLYQLKSDNITLTKKCIVVK, from the coding sequence ATGCGAAAAACAGAGATCATACTTGCAGTGATTATGATGGCAGTCTTCCTGCCAAACGCCTTTCCGCGATCCCCCTCTTTTGACACCTTCGTCAATCCGGTTATCCCGGGTGATCACCCGGATCCCACGCTGACGAAAGTCTGGAATCATTTTTATACTTCGGGCTCTTCGTTTAATCCCACCCCTAAAATATACCATTCGACTGATCTGGTGCACTGGGAGGTAATTTCGCAGCCGGTTTCGGCGTCATGGAGCGAATATGGTGACGAGCCGGGCGGCGGCATCTGGGGTGGGCATCTGATTCGGTATAACGACCAATACTGGCATTTCTTCGGCCGCGGAGGTGGTAGTATGTATTTCGTCACAGCAGAGCAGCCGGAAGGTCCCTGGAGTAGCCCCACCCGTGTTCAAGTACCTCAAGAACTCTCGGGACTAGGGGTTGATAATTCGATCTTTATCGATGACGATTATAATACCTGGTATTTGTTGGTGAAACACGGCCGTGAGAATAATCATATCGTTGAACTGAATGACGAAGGTCAACCCACGGGCAAAGTCCTGGATTTAACCTGGCTGAATCCGGACTCTGAAGGGAATCCCTATGGCTGGGCTGAAGGTCCGGTTATGTGGAAGTACAATGGGTATTATTACTATAGTTTCGCGCAGCATCTGGCCGGCGCCCAGTACGCTATGCGTAGCGATACCTTATCACAGGATGAATCCGATTGGAAAATCCTGCAGCGTGGATCCGATATATTTTCTGGAACACCGGATGAATTTAACAGGCCGAACCATATTTCGCCGGCAGTCATGTTGGATGACGGGACCAGCTGGGTGATATCGCACGCATATTATCAGGGTATTGGCAGCGACTGGATGGCACATGGGCGTCAGGGACTCCTGAGCCAGCTTCAGTATGATGTGAACGGCGATCCTAATATTGATTTCCCGTCGAGCAAGGCCGTGTCAACCCCCGATCTGCCTAGTAGCGGGATTCCCTGGATGGTGCCCAAATCAGATATGTTCAGAACTACTACGTTGAATCCGGAGTGGTCCTTTCTGGGATATACGCCCGATAATTCCTGGTCGTTGACTGACAGGCCGGGATGGCTGACTTTAACTCCGTACCGGGGGGAGACCACTGTAGTAAAAAATGACGGCGAGCATAATTATTCCTTGATAACCAGGGTGGACTTTGAGCCGAATACTAGTTCGGAAAATGCCGGTCTCCGGATTATTAACGGGCCTGAAAACCTCAAAGCAAAAGTGTACACCTCTCTTGATAGTACGGGGCCAGTCCTGGGGTTCAGTTTTAATTCGACAGTCTATGAAGTTGAAAACACGATCGGTTCAGTTGTATGGTTGCGATTGATCCGACATGGTCACACAATTTCCGGTTATTATAGTGCAGGAGGTGACCAGTGGACGCAAATCGGAGAACCGATAAATGCGGTTGAGTTAGACAGGGAGCAGACGCAATTCAATGATTTCACCGGGAACCAGCAGGGATTGTATGTTCGCGGAAGAGAGGAAGCCGTTTTCGACCTCTATATTTATCGGGATGCCTATTCACCTGTCGAAGCCGAATATCCCGCAAACAAAACTGGTGTTGCGCGGGATGGGAACGTTTTGAGATATATTCATTCCGGGGACTGGGCCATGTATGCGGGTGTGGAATTTGGAAGCTCGGTATATCCGGAGTTTGGTACCGATTATCACCGGGCGCCGGATTCCCTGTATATATCAGCCACGGTTGCAACGGGCGGCGGAGTCGTAGAAGTGTGGCTTGACTCTATTGATACTGGCCGGAAAATCGCGGAATGCGGTATTCCGGAGCCCGAAGGTCCTCAGGTTTCGGATACGTTCAGGACTGAAGTCGATACTGTCTCCGGCAGACACGACCTATATCTGAAATTCAGAGGTTCGGCGGCAGAGGAGGAACTTTTCTGGTTGAACAATTTTGAGTTTACGTCTGGGGTTATTCCTGTCTCGGTGGAGGAGCCTACCGCAAATGACGGTATCCCCGGGCAATTTTCTATGGACCAGAATTATCCGAACCCGTTTAATCCGACAACTGAAATAGCCTATTCGATACCGAAGAAAAGCCGTGTAACTCTGACCGTGTATAACCTGCGTGGTGAAGTAGTAAGAGAATTGGTTGACGGAGTGAAAGATCCTGGGGAGTATCTTGTCACATTGAATGCGGGCGAGTTCGCCTCGGGAATATATTTATATCAGCTGAAATCGGACAATATTACATTGACAAAAAAGTGTATAGTAGTGAAATGA
- a CDS encoding sialate O-acetylesterase: MVLQRDTAVDIWGWASQGEEVTLHFIDSTYTTNADSEGRWQITLPKMRAGGPYTMEISGDNRLKIRDILIGDIWVCSGQSNMELNMQRVSPLYEDEIATAKYPEIRYFEVPDTYNFSGPQSDLPGGKWKKTTPDQVLNFSAVSYFFGKAIHEQYEIPVGLINSALGGSPAQAWISEEGLKQFPEYYNEAQRFKDSTLIQRIRREDQKRIDQWYQVLREKDRGYKNPTGPWYSSEFHPTNWSTMSIPGYWANESLGSVNGVVWFRKEVEVPASMANNPARLKLGRIIDADSTFVNGEFVGTTSYQYPPRRYAIPAGVLKEGTNVIVLRVINNRGRGGFAVDKPYKIIAAGDTIDLKGEWQYKLGARMEPLRGQTFIRWKPVGLYNAMIAPLLDFRIKGVIWYQGESNTSRPVEYRELFTSLIRDWRGHWHQETLPFLFVQLPNFMEANPQPTESNWALLRESQMKALSLPNTGMAVTIDIGEWNDIHPLNKKDVGDRLARVAQKVAYGNDDIVYSGPIYESLTKEGQKIILSFTHTGSGLVAIGDEALHGFAIAGPDKKFVWADAKIRGDQVVVWSEQVENPVAVRYAWADNPKDANLYNKEGLPAAPFRTDSWEGIEK; the protein is encoded by the coding sequence ATGGTTTTGCAGAGAGATACGGCCGTCGATATTTGGGGATGGGCATCACAGGGTGAAGAGGTCACTCTCCATTTTATCGATTCGACCTATACCACCAATGCAGACAGTGAGGGGCGCTGGCAGATTACTTTACCAAAAATGCGTGCCGGTGGACCGTATACCATGGAAATCAGCGGCGATAACAGGCTGAAGATTCGGGATATATTAATCGGCGACATCTGGGTCTGTTCAGGCCAGTCCAATATGGAACTAAACATGCAGCGGGTGAGTCCGCTCTATGAAGACGAGATAGCCACTGCAAAATATCCCGAGATTCGGTATTTCGAAGTACCGGATACCTATAATTTCAGCGGTCCGCAATCTGATCTTCCTGGTGGAAAATGGAAAAAAACGACACCTGATCAGGTGCTGAATTTTTCAGCGGTATCCTACTTTTTCGGCAAAGCGATACATGAACAATATGAAATACCGGTCGGATTAATCAATTCTGCGTTAGGCGGATCGCCGGCCCAGGCATGGATTAGCGAAGAGGGGCTGAAGCAGTTTCCGGAATACTACAATGAAGCTCAGCGATTCAAGGATAGTACGCTGATACAGAGAATACGCAGGGAAGATCAGAAACGGATCGATCAATGGTATCAAGTATTACGCGAAAAAGATAGGGGCTACAAAAACCCGACAGGACCGTGGTATAGCTCCGAGTTTCACCCCACGAATTGGTCAACCATGTCGATACCGGGTTACTGGGCGAACGAAAGTCTGGGATCAGTGAATGGTGTTGTTTGGTTTCGAAAGGAAGTGGAGGTCCCGGCGTCCATGGCCAATAATCCGGCCCGTTTAAAACTCGGAAGAATTATCGATGCGGATTCGACTTTTGTAAACGGGGAATTCGTCGGGACTACAAGTTATCAATATCCGCCGCGACGATACGCAATTCCTGCTGGCGTTCTGAAAGAAGGTACAAATGTGATTGTGCTCAGGGTCATTAACAACCGCGGTCGAGGCGGGTTCGCGGTCGACAAGCCTTACAAGATTATTGCAGCAGGCGATACCATAGATTTGAAGGGGGAGTGGCAATATAAACTTGGTGCCAGGATGGAACCGCTGCGGGGCCAGACTTTTATTCGCTGGAAACCGGTGGGATTATACAACGCAATGATTGCTCCTCTTCTGGATTTTCGTATCAAGGGTGTTATCTGGTATCAGGGGGAGTCGAATACCAGCAGGCCAGTTGAATACAGGGAGCTCTTCACCTCATTAATCCGGGATTGGCGCGGGCACTGGCACCAGGAAACATTACCGTTCCTCTTTGTTCAGCTCCCGAATTTTATGGAGGCCAACCCGCAACCCACCGAAAGTAACTGGGCCCTGCTCCGGGAATCCCAGATGAAGGCCTTGTCGCTGCCGAATACCGGGATGGCAGTAACGATCGATATCGGTGAGTGGAACGATATCCATCCCCTAAACAAAAAGGATGTGGGAGACCGGCTGGCCCGTGTTGCGCAAAAGGTGGCCTACGGTAACGATGATATCGTGTACTCGGGGCCGATTTACGAATCTTTGACGAAAGAGGGTCAAAAGATAATTCTGTCCTTCACACATACCGGGAGCGGCTTGGTGGCTATAGGCGATGAAGCACTCCATGGCTTTGCGATTGCCGGCCCCGATAAAAAATTCGTCTGGGCCGATGCCAAAATCAGAGGAGATCAGGTTGTCGTCTGGAGTGAGCAGGTGGAAAATCCGGTGGCCGTGCGGTATGCCTGGGCGGATAATCCAAAGGATGCCAATCTGTATAACAAGGAAGGCCTGCCTGCCGCACCCTTCAGGACGGATTCCTGGGAAGGCATTGAGAAGTGA
- a CDS encoding T9SS type A sorting domain-containing protein, with product MFSITAVLICAVQVDARTSSPATIYLDSTEQVIRGFGAANILPWRPDMTSGEIQKAFGTAEGQLGFSILRLRIPLQENEYSQNLATAQAAHSMGAKIIASPWSPPAHMKSNNSTIGGRLSENSYDDYAAHLKSFADYMADNGVPLYAISVQNEPDVEVSYESCDWNAEEMTRFLKENAESIGVPVIAPESYNFNKTISNLILNDSIAAAHLSIVGGHLYGGGLDPYPLAWEKGKELWMTEHLDTDISWSAVLGTGKEIHDCMVSGMNAYIWWYIVRFYGPIHDGEDWQGDDIEDNSEKGEITKRGNIMSQYSRFIRPGYIRVNASVEPRAQVYVSAYTTDSTIVIVAINTGDSSQEQTFTLDGGSASYFSRYVTSERKNAEQVTDITVSGGSFTATLDKESVTTFVSEDRVTGVTESSKVPKTFHLSQNYPNPFNPETTIEFMLNQDRDVTLVVYNSLGRQVAQLANGKYSAGQHKVTFHAFDLPSGIYFYKMMAGGHTQMKKLVLLK from the coding sequence TTGTTTTCAATTACCGCAGTATTAATATGTGCGGTACAGGTTGATGCAAGGACCAGTAGTCCGGCAACAATTTATCTGGACAGCACGGAACAGGTTATCCGTGGATTTGGGGCGGCAAATATACTTCCGTGGCGACCAGATATGACATCCGGAGAGATTCAAAAGGCCTTTGGAACTGCCGAGGGACAGTTAGGCTTTTCAATCCTTCGGCTCAGAATTCCTCTCCAGGAAAATGAATACAGCCAAAACCTGGCTACGGCCCAGGCTGCTCATTCTATGGGAGCAAAAATCATAGCCTCACCGTGGTCGCCTCCGGCGCATATGAAATCCAATAATAGCACGATCGGTGGCAGGCTCAGTGAAAATTCTTACGACGATTATGCAGCACATTTAAAATCATTCGCCGATTATATGGCTGACAATGGTGTGCCGTTGTACGCTATTTCGGTTCAGAACGAACCTGATGTTGAAGTGAGCTATGAATCTTGCGACTGGAATGCCGAGGAGATGACGCGGTTTTTGAAAGAGAATGCCGAATCAATCGGTGTTCCCGTAATTGCTCCTGAATCCTATAATTTCAACAAGACGATTTCAAATTTGATTCTGAATGACTCTATTGCTGCCGCCCACTTATCTATTGTTGGCGGCCATTTATACGGAGGAGGGCTTGATCCGTACCCGTTAGCGTGGGAAAAGGGGAAAGAATTGTGGATGACCGAGCACTTGGATACCGACATTTCGTGGAGCGCCGTATTAGGTACCGGGAAAGAAATTCATGATTGTATGGTCTCGGGTATGAACGCGTATATCTGGTGGTACATCGTCCGGTTTTACGGTCCAATCCACGATGGGGAAGACTGGCAGGGAGATGATATTGAAGATAATTCGGAAAAAGGTGAAATTACAAAGCGCGGCAATATTATGTCACAATATTCCCGGTTTATACGTCCGGGATATATCCGGGTGAATGCCTCAGTTGAACCAAGGGCACAGGTATATGTGAGTGCCTATACAACCGATTCCACAATTGTAATCGTAGCCATCAATACTGGTGATTCTTCACAAGAACAGACCTTCACCCTGGATGGTGGATCGGCTTCGTATTTCAGCCGATATGTGACCTCTGAAAGGAAAAATGCCGAACAGGTAACAGATATCACTGTATCCGGGGGTAGTTTCACCGCCACTCTTGACAAAGAGAGTGTTACAACATTTGTTTCTGAAGATAGAGTAACCGGGGTAACCGAATCTTCCAAAGTTCCTAAGACATTTCACCTGTCCCAAAACTACCCGAACCCGTTTAATCCGGAGACAACGATTGAATTTATGCTGAATCAGGATAGAGATGTGACCCTCGTGGTATATAATTCTCTCGGAAGGCAGGTTGCCCAATTAGCCAACGGGAAGTATTCCGCCGGACAGCATAAAGTGACCTTTCACGCCTTCGACCTTCCGTCGGGGATTTATTTTTACAAAATGATGGCCGGGGGACATACCCAAATGAAAAAATTGGTGTTACTAAAATAA
- a CDS encoding DUF4982 domain-containing protein: MWKVMTILLCLATIPFAQITATNSGNVPRERIAINKGWRFFKYDSRAMADSLIYDVRPEVKEHDDDKPADSKPTEAEGVVSKNKVLKPWIIPTGNDFIADPAKRYERPEGNPGGDFPFVQLNFDDNAWEQVDLPHDWAIDGPFLEGWDTEVSGGMGRLPSPGVAWYRKKLEIPASDANKLFFLDVDGAMSYAMVWLNGRLVGGWPFGYASWRLDLTPYMKPGRVNQLAIRLDNPNHSSRWYPGGGMYRNVWLVKTNPVHIGHWGTFVTTPDVTENSATISVKVTIDNESSRSAKVVALTDIFAIDKNNENSRKQVASVNPMEAKISANGNGQINGSVTIEDPNLWGPPPSQTPRMYVAVTTLKQKDKIVDRYETKFGIRSLKFDPNKGLFVNGEHIYIKGVNKHHDLGALGAAFNKRAAERQLEKFREMGVNAIRTAHNPPAPEFLELTDRMGFLVIDETFDVWKRKKTPLDFHLIFPDWHEQDLRALVRRDRNHPSVIMWSTGNEVGEQYTDREGAKLADSLNNIVKGEDPTRPTTTSMNFAKPPMGFPDPVEIISLNYQGEGIRNAPAYDHLEGINTEPLYPSFHQTYPEKVIISSENAAALSSRGTYIFPVYDGISAPVSDSTGGDPENQYVSAYELYTAEFGSSADKVFRSLEQHPYVAGGFVWAGWDYLGEPTPYYGARSSYFGIIDLAGFKKDRFYLYQSRWRPDHKMAHILPHWNWPDRIGEVTPVHVFTSGDEAELFLNDRSLGRESKDEYQYRLRWDDVKYQPGELRVVAYKDGKQWAEDVVITTGEPSHLVAAADRSVIKADGRDLSFIEVTVADSNGLTVPTADNKITFSIEGPGEIVATDNGDPTNMTPFPSHERHAFNGRVLAIVRSGSVNAGEVTVTIESPGLKKSRVTVFVE; encoded by the coding sequence ATGTGGAAGGTAATGACTATCCTGCTATGCCTGGCAACCATTCCGTTTGCACAAATTACCGCGACAAACTCCGGGAACGTTCCCCGAGAACGTATTGCGATCAATAAAGGCTGGCGTTTTTTTAAATACGACTCGCGGGCCATGGCGGACAGCCTGATATACGACGTGCGGCCCGAGGTTAAAGAGCACGATGACGATAAACCAGCAGACTCCAAACCTACTGAAGCGGAGGGAGTAGTCTCGAAAAACAAAGTGCTGAAACCCTGGATTATACCTACCGGCAACGATTTTATCGCTGATCCCGCCAAACGGTATGAGCGCCCGGAAGGTAATCCGGGAGGCGATTTTCCGTTCGTTCAACTTAATTTTGATGACAATGCATGGGAACAGGTCGATTTGCCACATGATTGGGCTATCGATGGACCTTTTCTGGAGGGTTGGGATACCGAAGTCAGTGGTGGTATGGGACGCTTGCCCAGTCCCGGCGTGGCTTGGTACCGCAAGAAACTGGAGATCCCGGCATCTGATGCAAATAAATTGTTCTTCCTGGATGTCGACGGTGCTATGTCCTACGCCATGGTCTGGCTGAACGGGCGCCTGGTAGGCGGCTGGCCATTTGGTTATGCGTCCTGGCGCCTGGATCTGACGCCGTACATGAAACCTGGCAGGGTAAATCAACTGGCTATCAGGCTGGATAATCCGAACCACTCCTCGCGCTGGTATCCTGGCGGAGGAATGTATCGAAATGTCTGGTTGGTGAAAACCAATCCAGTTCACATAGGGCACTGGGGAACATTTGTCACTACCCCCGACGTTACCGAAAATTCAGCTACGATTAGCGTAAAAGTTACCATCGATAATGAATCTAGCAGATCAGCCAAAGTAGTAGCCCTAACAGACATCTTTGCTATAGACAAAAATAATGAGAATAGCAGAAAACAGGTCGCCTCAGTGAATCCAATGGAGGCGAAAATATCAGCTAATGGAAATGGTCAAATTAACGGGTCTGTTACTATTGAAGATCCAAATCTTTGGGGTCCGCCGCCCAGCCAAACGCCCCGTATGTACGTAGCGGTTACCACCCTTAAACAAAAAGATAAAATAGTTGACCGGTATGAGACAAAGTTCGGTATCCGGTCGCTGAAATTCGATCCAAACAAAGGTCTGTTTGTCAATGGCGAACATATTTACATCAAGGGGGTGAATAAACATCATGATCTCGGTGCATTGGGAGCGGCTTTCAACAAACGAGCGGCCGAGCGGCAGCTCGAAAAATTCAGGGAGATGGGCGTAAATGCCATCCGTACGGCCCATAATCCGCCTGCTCCGGAATTTTTAGAGTTGACCGACCGAATGGGCTTTCTTGTCATAGATGAAACCTTTGACGTCTGGAAACGGAAGAAAACACCTCTGGATTTCCACCTCATCTTCCCGGACTGGCACGAGCAGGACTTGCGTGCCCTTGTACGTCGCGACCGAAACCACCCATCGGTCATCATGTGGAGTACCGGTAACGAGGTGGGTGAGCAGTACACAGACAGGGAGGGCGCAAAATTGGCCGACAGCCTGAATAATATCGTAAAGGGGGAAGACCCAACCCGTCCGACCACCACGTCTATGAACTTTGCCAAACCACCAATGGGATTCCCCGATCCTGTTGAGATTATCAGCCTGAATTATCAGGGAGAGGGAATCCGGAATGCACCGGCGTACGATCATCTGGAAGGCATTAATACGGAGCCGCTTTATCCATCATTTCACCAGACGTATCCGGAGAAGGTAATTATCAGCAGCGAAAATGCCGCCGCACTCAGTTCCCGTGGAACATATATATTCCCGGTCTACGACGGAATTAGCGCTCCGGTAAGCGACAGCACCGGTGGTGATCCGGAAAACCAGTATGTCAGCGCGTATGAATTGTATACCGCTGAGTTTGGGTCATCGGCAGACAAGGTTTTTCGATCCTTGGAACAGCATCCCTACGTAGCAGGCGGGTTCGTATGGGCTGGCTGGGATTACCTGGGCGAACCAACGCCATATTACGGTGCCCGCAGCTCATATTTTGGCATCATCGATCTGGCCGGATTTAAAAAAGACAGGTTCTACCTGTATCAATCCCGCTGGCGCCCGGATCACAAAATGGCGCACATCCTGCCGCATTGGAACTGGCCGGATCGGATTGGGGAGGTCACGCCAGTGCACGTTTTTACGTCAGGAGATGAGGCAGAATTGTTCCTGAATGACAGATCACTCGGACGCGAGTCGAAGGATGAGTACCAATACCGTCTTCGCTGGGATGATGTGAAATATCAACCAGGTGAACTGCGGGTGGTTGCATACAAGGATGGAAAACAGTGGGCTGAGGATGTTGTGATTACAACAGGGGAGCCTTCTCACCTTGTGGCCGCAGCCGACCGCTCGGTGATTAAAGCCGATGGCAGGGACCTGTCTTTCATCGAAGTGACAGTGGCGGACAGCAACGGCTTAACCGTACCTACGGCAGATAACAAAATCACCTTCTCCATTGAAGGACCGGGAGAAATAGTCGCTACCGATAATGGAGACCCAACCAACATGACGCCGTTCCCCTCACATGAGCGTCACGCATTCAACGGGCGGGTACTTGCAATCGTGCGCTCGGGGTCAGTGAATGCTGGGGAAGTGACAGTGACGATAGAATCGCCGGGATTGAAAAAGTCCCGGGTTACTGTGTTCGTAGAATAA
- a CDS encoding T9SS type A sorting domain-containing protein, with protein MSVFKPYKSSCVILRPMIFWAILFAPVLLLLAQSLDVNGTVTTPADAARNALVTFIDLSDTTIQHSATTDRSGQYSLQIPTSIDREDTQPTSFELAQNYPNPFTSTTSIPYQLKNSAEVRLTIYDLLGREVRSISLGERSRGAYSVMWDGLNKFGRSVPAGVYFYRLQAGHETQVKKMVMGTGFRSPDVLFTPGIDSHLSGFEKPVSGIRASDYNVRIESTDRSYPRIETTEFTGISVRNDTTIDFTVDEKIIVKPAVVQLDSTHQLIRGFGGSNILAWRPDMTSGEVETAFGIGEGQLGFTILRLMVESNSDNWSRSIAAAKTAHKMGATIIASPWHAPVEMRETFNEEGDYRVRYDMYDAYAAHLDSFVAYMADNDVPVYGISVQNEPDIGEWTQWTSGEMFTFMRDHAHAITGTNVMAPESYHFDRSYSDPILNDSQASANTDIICGHIYGGGLESYPLAEQKEKEVWMTEYLINSGNPPTNVSVDTGWTGAMQTAESILKSMNANMSAYVWWYIVRYYGPIGDGTYLRKGAITKKGYVMSQFSRFIRPGYHRVDVTEHPTKYVSVSAYKGDTAVIVAINNGEQAVDQQFEFNGGVINSVIPYTTTKTQNVEERTPIQVTDGNFTATLPPMSITTVVSR; from the coding sequence ATGAGTGTTTTTAAACCGTATAAATCATCATGTGTTATCCTCCGGCCAATGATTTTTTGGGCTATATTATTTGCCCCGGTGCTCCTGTTGCTGGCACAATCCCTGGATGTCAACGGAACAGTCACCACCCCTGCGGACGCGGCCCGGAATGCCCTGGTGACATTTATCGACTTGAGTGATACCACGATTCAGCATTCTGCCACCACCGACAGGTCGGGCCAATATTCATTGCAGATTCCTACATCAATCGATCGCGAAGATACTCAGCCGACTAGCTTTGAGTTGGCGCAAAATTACCCTAATCCGTTTACATCGACTACATCCATACCGTACCAATTAAAGAACTCCGCTGAGGTACGGTTGACTATCTATGACCTGCTCGGAAGGGAAGTCCGGAGTATTTCTCTGGGCGAAAGATCCAGGGGAGCATACAGCGTAATGTGGGACGGACTCAATAAATTCGGCCGAAGCGTTCCGGCAGGAGTGTACTTTTATCGATTACAGGCTGGTCATGAAACACAGGTGAAAAAAATGGTGATGGGAACCGGATTCCGAAGTCCGGACGTCTTATTTACTCCAGGCATTGATTCTCATCTCTCCGGCTTCGAAAAACCGGTATCGGGAATCCGCGCATCAGATTATAACGTCCGCATAGAAAGCACGGACCGATCTTATCCCAGGATTGAAACGACAGAGTTCACCGGAATATCCGTCAGGAATGATACCACCATTGATTTTACCGTGGACGAAAAAATCATTGTGAAACCGGCAGTTGTCCAGTTGGACAGCACTCATCAACTTATCCGGGGGTTCGGAGGATCAAATATACTTGCATGGCGTCCCGATATGACTTCGGGTGAAGTTGAAACTGCATTCGGTATCGGAGAGGGGCAGCTCGGATTTACGATTTTACGGCTTATGGTTGAATCAAACAGTGATAATTGGAGCCGAAGTATTGCCGCGGCAAAGACGGCTCATAAAATGGGCGCCACTATCATTGCTTCTCCCTGGCATGCCCCGGTTGAAATGCGGGAAACATTTAATGAAGAGGGTGACTACAGGGTCCGGTATGATATGTATGATGCATATGCAGCCCATCTGGATTCTTTTGTCGCTTATATGGCTGATAATGACGTACCTGTTTATGGGATTTCAGTTCAAAATGAACCGGATATTGGAGAATGGACGCAATGGACTTCGGGTGAAATGTTCACGTTCATGAGAGACCATGCCCATGCTATCACGGGTACGAACGTTATGGCTCCGGAATCGTACCATTTCGATCGATCCTATTCCGATCCCATTTTAAACGATTCCCAAGCCTCTGCGAATACAGATATAATCTGCGGACATATCTACGGAGGAGGCTTGGAATCTTATCCACTCGCTGAACAAAAGGAAAAAGAAGTATGGATGACTGAATATTTGATAAACAGCGGTAATCCCCCAACCAACGTTAGCGTTGACACAGGGTGGACTGGTGCCATGCAGACTGCCGAAAGCATCTTGAAAAGTATGAATGCAAATATGAGTGCATATGTTTGGTGGTACATAGTGCGGTATTATGGACCAATTGGCGATGGAACATATCTTAGAAAAGGGGCAATCACGAAAAAGGGTTACGTGATGTCACAATTTAGTAGGTTTATCCGTCCCGGCTACCATAGAGTGGACGTGACAGAACATCCCACTAAATATGTCTCTGTGTCTGCGTACAAGGGTGACACCGCTGTGATAGTTGCGATTAACAATGGGGAGCAAGCAGTCGATCAGCAATTCGAGTTTAATGGCGGGGTGATTAATAGTGTGATCCCGTATACAACAACAAAGACACAAAATGTCGAAGAACGCACCCCAATCCAGGTTACAGACGGAAATTTCACGGCAACATTACCACCGATGAGTATCACGACTGTTGTTTCCAGATGA